The Salinirubellus salinus genome segment TCGCCGAGTCCGTGCCCCGCACCGCAGACGATACAGACCGTGTCCTCCAGCATACCCGTCCGTCGGGGAAGGCGGGCTTACGTCCGGGCGAAGCGGCAAGCACTGCGCCGCGACGGTCCAGCGTCGGGCCTGCCCACGCCGGCACGTAACTTATCCGTCGGCGACCCCTCCTGAGGGCGATGACCCACCACGACTTCGACACGGCGTTCGTCGACGGGTTCGAGGGTGAACTCCCGGAGTCGCTCGACGAGGCGGCGGTAGAGCGGATGCGCGCGGTGGCGAAACTGCTCGACGAGCAGGTCGAGATACCGGGCACCGGGTTCCGGGTCGGCCTCGACCCGCTCGTGAGTGCCGTTCCGGGCGTGGGCAGCGCGGTCGGCGCCGTCGTCTCGCTCTACATCGTCGCCGAGGCGGCGTACCTCGGCGTCTCGTTCTCGACGGTGCTCCGGATGCTCGCCAACGTCGTCATCGACGCCGTCGGTGGTTCCATCCCCTACGTCGGGGTCCTCTTCGACGCGGTCTGGAAGACGAACAAGCGGAACCTCCGACTCGCGCTGGAGGACCTCACGGAGGGGGTCGAGCACGAGACGACGGGCGTGGTCGAGGTCGGGGGGCACGAAGAGCACACGGAGGCGACGGAGGACGAGGGGGACGACGGCCCGGTCGTCATCGAGGTCGAGTGAGCGGCGACCTCGGTCCGGAAGTGTGCCGCCCGTACCACTGGTGAGAACCTTTTTCGCTCGCAGACGCGCATCTCCACACGATGTTGCCAGTCGACCCCAGCCAGCTCTCGAGCGAGGACATCGGCGAGAAACGAGCGACCCTCCACATGGACCACGCGGACGCGGTCGAGCACGTCCGCGAGGCGTTCACGAGCGAGGGGTTCGGCATCGCCACGGAGTTCTCCCCGAGCGAGATGCTGAACGAGAAGATCGGCGCCGACCGGGACCCCTACTTCGTCCTCGGGGCCTGTAACCCGAACATGGCCGACCGTGCGCTCGACGCGAGCGACAACCGAATCGGCGGGCTGTTCCCCTGCAACGTCGTCGTCTGGGAGGAGGAACCGGGCGTCCAGACGGTCTACCACATCAGCATCATGAAGGCCGCCCGACTGCTCGGGATGGCACCCGACAGCGAGGAGATGGCCGACATCGTCGCGGACACTGGGGAGCTGGTGGAGGCGGCGTGGGCGAAGCTGGATACGGCGGAGTAGCGACCGAGCAGTCGGTCAGTCCCGCCGCCGCTCACGCTCCAGTTCCGTCTCCAACTCCTCGACGCGGCGTTCGAGTTCCTCCACGCGCTCGTCGGCCGAGCCACCGAACAGTCGCACGCCGCCGACGACCGCCACCGCGAGCAGTACCAGCGGCGCGACGATCACCAGCCCGAACAGTATCAGGATGATCAGCAGTTCCGGGCCACCGGGGAGGCCGGGGAAGAGGGGGACCAGCATAGCTCGACGTGTCACGATTACGGCGATAAGTCTGGCGACTCTCGAGGTCTCACTCCTCGCCGTCCTCGAGCGCCTCTACCTGCGCCTCGAGCCGGCCGACTTTCCGCTCGATGCGACCGAGCCGCTCGGCGACGCTCCCGCCCGAGCGGACGCGGAGGTAGAAGTAGCCGATACCGCCGACGAACCCGACGGCGACAGCGATGCTCGTGACGAGCGAGAGGGCGAGTATCACCAGTTCGGGGCCACCGGGGACGGTCTGGAGGGGGAAGGGGACCATACCCCGACTGCTCGGACGAGCGACAAGAAGCTTCCGTCAGCCCCCGAACTGTCCGAGGTTGGTCTGGACGCCCGCGACCATCTCCGACTTCCGGCGCAGGCGTGCCGGCGAGATGGGTAACTGCGGTTCGAGCGCTCCCACCGCGTCGTGGAACGTCTCGGCCACGCCGGCCTCACCCTCGAAGGCGTTCCGCACGGACTCGCGGATCTGCCAGACGCCGACGGGTGCCCAGTAGGCGTCCGAGACCGTGCGGAGGACGAGCACCTTCGCCTGTCGGCCGCGGCGTTCGAGTTCCTCCAGCACCCCCAGCCGGGAGGCGTAGTAGGCCCCACTCGTCTCGTCGACGTATGCGGTGCGGCCGGTGTAGCTCTCGTAGTCCGACCCGACCCAGTACGGCCCGGACTCGTCGGGGTTCCAGATGCTCCCGGGGGCCTTCATCTCGACCAGTTCGAACTCCCAGTCGCCCGGCGCGAGGATGACCCAGTAGGTGTTGCCGACGTAGTCGTTGCGCCAGACCTCCACCTCGTCGACGCTCGGCGCGTTCCGGATGCGTCCACGGAGGTACTGGCCGACGGTGTCGTCGACGGCCGTGATGGACCAGCGCGTGGGGACGAGTCGGCGCTCCTTCGCGCGCCCGAGCGCGCCCGCCGAGAGGATGCGCTTGATGTCGTAGACGTCGAATCCGCGCCGGTAGAGGTAGGCGATGGCGCCCTCCGCGCGCCAGTCGTCGTCGGAGAGCGTCTTCTCGACGGCGCGCGGGACGTGCGGATTCTCGGTGAGCTCGGCGTTCCGGGCCTTCACGCGGGGGCCGTTCGGCGCGCGCATCCCGGTCGCGTCGAGGGACTCGCTCACGTCGAGGTTCGGCCTGCCCGACAGGCCGATCTCCACGTCCACCGGTCGGTCGGCGATGGCCACCTCGCGCTGGACGCCGACGAAGCCGTCCCACGTGTCGGCCACGTCGACGTCCGCGTAGCGAGTGGAGTTCAGGAGGCCGGTGCGCCGCTGGAACACGCCGTCGATGTCGACGCCCTGCGCGTACCAGTCGCCGCTGGTGGTGTACTCGTTGGGGTCGAACTCGCCCGCGACGGGCGAGAGCAGACCCGTCGCCACCTCGGGGTAGCCCGAGCGGCCGACGAAGATGGAGGGCGCGGTGGAGCCGAACAGCGAGTCACCCTGCACCGACTCCGCGAACCCGCTCTCCACGTCCTCGATGTACTCCGTGATGGCGTAGGACTTCTCCTCGGCCAGCTGTCGGAGGTCGGCGGCCTCGTCGCGTTCGTACCCCTCGATGAACTCGTCCAGCCGCATCTACCGAGAGACGGGTCTCGCGGGGCTTGAAACGTTCGGCAGCGGGGTGGAAGTGAACGGACCGTCGTCGGATGGCGAACAGGTGGTCCCGGCAGCCGGCGGGACGGTGGACCACACGACAGCGACCCGTCCCGCCGCGAGGGTCAGCGCACGGGGTGGCTGGCCCCGTCCCGGTACAAGAACCTTCGCGCCGGTCAGTGGATGCCCATCGCTTCGATCTGCTCCTGGTAGCGGTTGCGGATGGTGACCTCCGTCACTTGCGCGACGTCGGCGACCTCGCGCTGGGTCTTCTTCTCGTTGCAGAGGAGCGAGGCGGCGTAGATGGCGGCGGCGGCGTAGCCCGTCGGGGACTTCCCGGAGAGCAGGCCCTTCTCGGCCGTCGTCGTGATTATCTCGTTGGCCTTGGACTGGACCTCCTCGGAGAGTTCGAGTTCCGAGCAGAAGCGGGGGACGTACTTCTTCGGGTCGACCGGCTCCATCTCCAGGCCGAGTTCCTGCGAGATGTAGCGGTAGGTCCGGCCGATCTCCTTGCGCTCGACCCGTGAGACCTCGCTGATCTCCTCGAGCGAGCGCGGGATACCCTCCTTGCGGCAAGCGGCGTAGAGCGCGCTCGTGGCGACGCCCTCGATGGACCGGCCCCGGATGAGGTCGTCGCTGAGCGCCCGCCGGTAGATGACGGAGGCGACCTCGCGGACCGAGCGAGGCACACCGAGCGCCGAGGCCATCCGGTCGATCTCCGAGAGGGCGAACTGGAGGTTGCGTTCGCCGGCGTCCTTGGTGCGGATGCGCTCTTGCCACTTCCGGAGCCGGTGCATCTGCGAGCGTTTCTTCGAGGAGATGGAGCGGCCGTAGGCGTCCTTGTCCTTCCAGTCGATGGTCGTCGTCAGCCCCTTGTCGTGCATCGTCTGCGTGGTCGGCGCGCCCACGCGGGATTTGTTCTGGCGCTCGGAGTGGTTGAACGCCCGCCACTCAGGTCCGGGGTCGATCTGGTCCTCCTCGATGACCAGGCCACAGTCGTCACACACCAGTTCCCCGCGGTCCGCGTCTTTCACGATGGTCTCCGAAGCACACTCCGGACACGTCCGCGCCCCCTTCTCCTGCTCCCCCTCTGACTCGGTGTCGCGCTCGCGCTCCCGTTGACGGGTGGGCCGTGTCATTACAGTTAAATAGTAGTTATCGGCAGACACAAAAACCCTGCGTGGTAAACCTTCTGGCCGACTCGGAACCGCCAGACGGCGACGCATTCTGACCGTTCAGGTGGCCGAACGTTCCGGTCCGCACCGGCACGTTTAGGTGGCGTTTCGCCCGACGTCAGACGAATGCCGGTCGTCGAGTGTGACCCCGAGGAGGCCCGTGAACGACTGACCGAAGCCGGCGTCGAGGTCCGGGACGGCAACACCGACCACGAACTGTGGCGTGCCAGTCACGCCGGGTCGACACTCGTCGCCTACGACGGGAAGGTGGTCGTCCAGGGCGGCGACCCCCAGCGAGCGGTGGCGCTCCTCCGCGGCGGTGGTGGCCGCGCGCACGTCTACTTCGACGGCGCCTGCCGGGGGAACCCCGGTCCCGCCGCCGTGGGCTACGTCGTCGTCAGTGGAGACGGCATCGTCGCGGAGGGGGGCCGCCGCATCGGCCGCGCGACCAACAATCAGGCGGAGTACGAGGCCCTCGTCGCCGGGCTGGAGGCCGCGAGCGACGCCGGTTTCGACGAGGTGGTGATCAGAGGTGACTCGCAACTGGTCGTCAAGCAGGTCCGCGGCGAGTGGAACACGAACGACCCGCAACTGCGTGAGCGGCGGGTCCGCGTCCACGAACTCCTGCGCGAGTTCGACGACTGGTCCATCGAACACGTCCCGCGCGAGATAAACGACCGGGCCGACGACCTCGCCAACGAGGCGCTCGACGGCGACCGAAACTGAAGCATTCTTGCGGGACCGGCCCGTCCCTCCGAGCGATGACGGCCGAGACGTCCCCGGACGCGGAATCGGACGACACCGACGCGGAGCCGCCGCTCCCCGACGACGTGGTCGACGAGGCCGAGCGGCTCACCCGACTCGCCCGGAACGCCGTCGACGACGCCGAGGCCGTGGCCTGCCGCGAGCGACGGGCGGCACTGCTGGCCGACCACGAGTACACCTCGCGCCTGCGCTCGGAGGACCACGGCGAGACGCTCGTGCTCCACCCCGAGGCGTGGGTCCGCGACGGGAACGTCGACGCGACGCTCGTCGAGGACGTCTCGCGGGCCGTGGAGGTCCCCCTCGACGGCGTCGGTGACCCCGGCGAGTGGGAGGACGTGGAGGCGCACAACCGCGCCGTCGCCGAACGGGTCACCGAGGAACACGGCGAGGTCCACGGCGCCACCGCCGAGGCGTTCGCGGACTTCATGGGCAACCACTACGCGCGCCCGGTCGAACAGGCCACGGAGTCGATGGTCCGGGAGTTCCGCGCGGAGTACTTCGTGCGCAACGCGTGGCCGACCGACGCACAGCGTGAGGTCGTTGCGGAGTCGGTCGAACTGACCGTCGAGACGGCACGCGACGAGCGCTGAGTCGGGACCGCCGAGCCGAGCCCCTGGCGTGGCAGTCGCTCGGCGTGTGGCGTCCGAAGAATGGGTGCCCGGATACCGGATCCGTGTCTACTGGGTCGAGTCGACGAGTTCGTGGAGCGTCTCCGCGCGCCCCTCCTCCGTGACGAACTTCGAGAATATCCACTCGAGCTGGCCGAGGACGGCGGCCTCGCCGTCGTCGGTCAGCGCGTACTGGTTCGTCCGCTTGTCGAGTTCGGACTTCTCGACCAGCCCCATCTCGACGAGGTCGTCGAGGTTGGGGTAGAGCCGCCCGTGGTTCACTTCCTCCCCGTAGTACTCCTCGAGTTCGCGCTTGATGGCGAGCCCGTAGCGCGCCTCCTCGGCGAGGATGACGAGGATGTTCTGCTGAAACGCGGTAAGTTCGCGTGCGATGCCCGGTTCGACAGTGACTTTACGTGCCTCTGACATGGATATCCAGATGTCACGGCCCTACTTAACACTTCGTGAACATCTCCTCAGTTATCGGTCGATGCCCCCGCAGTGGTCTTGGGGGGTTCCTTCGGTATTATCTCGGTCGTATCTCGCGGGAATCTTCGAGTAAACTCTGTCTCGATTGTGAGACAGACTCCCGTCCAGGCTCTTCGGGCCGTCCCGAAAACCCCTTTTACCCGCCAGACGCACGCCCGGCCATGGTGAATCTCTGGGAAGACCTCGAGACGGGCCCGAACGCTCCCGAGGAGATATACGCGGTCGTGGAGTGTCTGAAGGGCGAGCGCAACAAGTACGAGTACGACAAGGACATCCCCGGCGTGATGCTGGACCGCGTGCTCCACTCGAACGTCCACTACCCCTCCGACTACGGGTTCATCCCGCAGTCGTACTACGACGACGAGGACCCGTTCGACGTCCTCGTGCTCGTCGAGGACCAGACGTTCCCCGGCTGTGTCATCGAGGCCCGCCCGGTGGCTCTGATGAAGATGGACGACGACG includes the following:
- a CDS encoding DUF4112 domain-containing protein, which encodes MTHHDFDTAFVDGFEGELPESLDEAAVERMRAVAKLLDEQVEIPGTGFRVGLDPLVSAVPGVGSAVGAVVSLYIVAEAAYLGVSFSTVLRMLANVVIDAVGGSIPYVGVLFDAVWKTNKRNLRLALEDLTEGVEHETTGVVEVGGHEEHTEATEDEGDDGPVVIEVE
- a CDS encoding DUF302 domain-containing protein, producing MLPVDPSQLSSEDIGEKRATLHMDHADAVEHVREAFTSEGFGIATEFSPSEMLNEKIGADRDPYFVLGACNPNMADRALDASDNRIGGLFPCNVVVWEEEPGVQTVYHISIMKAARLLGMAPDSEEMADIVADTGELVEAAWAKLDTAE
- the nreA gene encoding DNA repair protein NreA gives rise to the protein MRLDEFIEGYERDEAADLRQLAEEKSYAITEYIEDVESGFAESVQGDSLFGSTAPSIFVGRSGYPEVATGLLSPVAGEFDPNEYTTSGDWYAQGVDIDGVFQRRTGLLNSTRYADVDVADTWDGFVGVQREVAIADRPVDVEIGLSGRPNLDVSESLDATGMRAPNGPRVKARNAELTENPHVPRAVEKTLSDDDWRAEGAIAYLYRRGFDVYDIKRILSAGALGRAKERRLVPTRWSITAVDDTVGQYLRGRIRNAPSVDEVEVWRNDYVGNTYWVILAPGDWEFELVEMKAPGSIWNPDESGPYWVGSDYESYTGRTAYVDETSGAYYASRLGVLEELERRGRQAKVLVLRTVSDAYWAPVGVWQIRESVRNAFEGEAGVAETFHDAVGALEPQLPISPARLRRKSEMVAGVQTNLGQFGG
- a CDS encoding transcription initiation factor IIB, whose translation is MTRPTRQRERERDTESEGEQEKGARTCPECASETIVKDADRGELVCDDCGLVIEEDQIDPGPEWRAFNHSERQNKSRVGAPTTQTMHDKGLTTTIDWKDKDAYGRSISSKKRSQMHRLRKWQERIRTKDAGERNLQFALSEIDRMASALGVPRSVREVASVIYRRALSDDLIRGRSIEGVATSALYAACRKEGIPRSLEEISEVSRVERKEIGRTYRYISQELGLEMEPVDPKKYVPRFCSELELSEEVQSKANEIITTTAEKGLLSGKSPTGYAAAAIYAASLLCNEKKTQREVADVAQVTEVTIRNRYQEQIEAMGIH
- the rnhA gene encoding ribonuclease HI produces the protein MPVVECDPEEARERLTEAGVEVRDGNTDHELWRASHAGSTLVAYDGKVVVQGGDPQRAVALLRGGGGRAHVYFDGACRGNPGPAAVGYVVVSGDGIVAEGGRRIGRATNNQAEYEALVAGLEAASDAGFDEVVIRGDSQLVVKQVRGEWNTNDPQLRERRVRVHELLREFDDWSIEHVPREINDRADDLANEALDGDRN
- a CDS encoding DUF7108 family protein; translation: MTAETSPDAESDDTDAEPPLPDDVVDEAERLTRLARNAVDDAEAVACRERRAALLADHEYTSRLRSEDHGETLVLHPEAWVRDGNVDATLVEDVSRAVEVPLDGVGDPGEWEDVEAHNRAVAERVTEEHGEVHGATAEAFADFMGNHYARPVEQATESMVREFRAEYFVRNAWPTDAQREVVAESVELTVETARDER
- a CDS encoding PadR family transcriptional regulator; protein product: MSEARKVTVEPGIARELTAFQQNILVILAEEARYGLAIKRELEEYYGEEVNHGRLYPNLDDLVEMGLVEKSELDKRTNQYALTDDGEAAVLGQLEWIFSKFVTEEGRAETLHELVDSTQ
- a CDS encoding inorganic diphosphatase; its protein translation is MVNLWEDLETGPNAPEEIYAVVECLKGERNKYEYDKDIPGVMLDRVLHSNVHYPSDYGFIPQSYYDDEDPFDVLVLVEDQTFPGCVIEARPVALMKMDDDGEQDDKVIAVPVEDPRYDHIEDLEDIPQQTLDEIDEFFATYKNLEEGKEVETLGWEDKQAAMDAIEHAQDLYEEHFG